The nucleotide window CGGGTAGGGCGCCGGCCGGAAGCCCGCCTCCGGAAAGCGCGCCGTCTCGGCGTGTCCCACGAAGAGCAGCCCCTGGTCCGAGACGAGTCTCCGGAGGGTCGCCATGGCCTGCTCCTGGGCGGCCTCGTCCAGGTAGATGAGGAGGTTCCGGCAGAAGACCACGTCGTAGACCCCGAACTGCTGGTAGAAGTCCGGGTCGAGGAGGTTCGCCCGGTGGAAGCGGACGCAGGCCCGGACCCGGCCGTCGATGACATAGCGCCGGCCATCCGGCCGGAAGTAGCGGGCCCGGAAGCCGAGGTCCCGCCCGCGGAAGGAGTGGGCCGTGTATTCACCCCGCCGGGCCTTCTCCAGGGCCCGGCTGCTCACGTCCACGGCGTCCACGTGGACGGCCTCGTCCGGAAGACCGGCGTCCAGGAGGGCCATCACCATGGAATAGGGCTCCTCCCCGGAAGAGCAGGGGACGCTGAGACACCGGAGACGCCCCGCCGGGTGGGCGGGCCGCCACTTGCGGACGGCGTACTCCGCCAGGGCCCGGAACGGGGCCCCGTCCCGGAAGAACCAGGTCTCCGGGACGACGACCTCCTCCACCAATGCATCGAGTTCCCCGGGCGAGCGGTAGAGGATTCGGGTGTATTCCCGGGGGTCGTCCAGGCCCACGACGTCCATGCGCCGCCGGACGGCGCGCACCAGCGCCTGGTGGCCGATGGAATCCACATGGAGGCCGATGGCCCGGTTCAAGAGGACCTCGATCCGTTCCGTGTTCATTCCGCCGCGGCCTCCGCCGCCTCGCGGAAGAGGATGCGCCGCAATTCGTCCGGCAGGAGCCCGTCGACCTCGATCACCTGGACCATGGATTCCCCGGCGGCCACCTTGCCGAGGTACGGCGCCCCGTCGAGGTGGACCCCGGGCTCCACGAACCGCGCCTCGTCCGCCTGGAGGGTCCCGGTGACCCCCTCGGCGAGGAGGCCCGCGAGGCGCTCACCGCCCCCGGGATCCGGGAGGCGGACCACCAGGATCCGGGTGCTCGCCAGGGGGCGGCAGGGTCGGCCCGCGAGCACCGCGCAGAGGTCCAGGACGGGGATCACCCTGCCGCGGTAGTTCGCAAGCCCCGCCACCTCGCGGGGGGCGCCGGGGAGGCGCCGGAGGTGCACCATGGGGACGACCTCCACCACCCGGTCCACGGGCAGGGCGTAGGCGTCGCCGTCCTGGTGGAAGAGGATGTGAAGCACCCCGGCCTCCTCATCCCTCCACGCGGAACCGGGAGACGCTCTCCCGGAGCCCCACGGCCACGTCCCGGAGCTGGTTCACCGTCTCCCCCGTCTGGACCAGCGACGCCGCCATCTGCTGCACGCTCTCGTTGAGCTGCATGATGGCGTCGCTGATCTGCTGCGCCCCCTGAGACTGCGACACCATCCCCTCGTTCACCTCCTCGATGTGCGGCGTCAAGGCCTGCACCCGCTGGATCACCTCCGACAAGGTCGCCCCGATCCGGCGGATCTCCTTCACGCTTCCCCGAACGTCCTCCGCGAACTTGTCCATCCCCATCACCCCGGACGAAACCGCCGACTGCACCTCCTGCACCATCTGCTCGATGTCGTAGGTCGCCACCGCCGTCTGGTCCGCCAGCCGCCGAATCTCCGTGGCCACCACCGCGAACCCCGCCCCGTACTCCCCAGCCTTCTCCGCCTCGATGGCCGCGTTGAGCGACAAGAGATTCGTCTGGTCCGCCACCTTGTTGATGGTCTTCACCACGCCGGCGATGTTGCCCGCCTTCTCGCTCAACACCCCCAGCTTCGAGACGATGGACCCCGTGGCCGACTCCATCCGGCTGATGGTCTCGTCGATCCGCGAGAGCCCCTCGTGCCCCTCGCCTGCCGCCTCCGCCGTCTCCGACGCCAGCTCCGCCACCCCCTTCATGGTCTCCAGGAGCCGCGCCGACGTCGCCGCGATCTCCGTGGACGAGGCCGCGATCTCCGAGCACGTCGCCGCCAGCTCCGACGCCGACGACTCCTGCTCCCGGCTCGTCGCCGACAACTCCGTCACCGAGCTGTTCACGCTGATGCCCGACTTCTGGATCTCCGTGAGGAGCTCGGCGAGGTACTCGAGGGTGGCGTTGTAGCCGTCCACGAGCTCGCGGAACTCGTCGTTCCGCTCGTACGGGAGCGTGGTGGAGAAGTCCCCTTCCCGGAGCCCCCGCATGGCGTTCACCAGGAGGGCGAGCGGCCGCTTGATGTCGGCGATGAGGATCCCCGCCGCCACGACACCGGCCGCCACCCCGAGAAGGGCGAGCAGGGCGAACCCGGCCCGGATGCGCCGGTAGAGCGCCTCGCTCTCCCGGTGCCGGTCCTTGGCGGCCGCCTCGCGGCGGGAAAAGCGGGCCTCGAACCCGGCCTGGACCTCGGGAAGGAGCTCAAGGTACGCCGCCTCGAGCCGCTGGATACGCCGCTGGTCGCCGGCCCGGAGGGCCGCCCCGAGGTCCCGGAGGACCTCCGCGGCCCGGTCGAGGCCCCCCGCTTCGCCGGCCGCCGCGAGGGCCTTCACCCCGGAAAGCCCCCGGTCGATCTCGCCGGCGGCCGCCGGCGGGGCCAGGCGCCCCTCCCGGACCTCCCGGGGCAGCCGCGGGGCCCGGACCAGAAAGAACAGCTCCGACCGGCGGAGGGCCTCCAGGTCGCGGATCTCGGCCTCGTGGATCCCGGTGAGGACCCGGTCCACGGTCCGGACCCCGAGGACCCCGGCGATGCCGCCCACCACCAAGAGCAGGATCATGAACGCCGAAAACCCCGTCAGCCGCACGTGAACGGGCAGGTCTCTCATCCGGTCGAACAGTTTCATGTGCCTCCGCCTCCCTCTGGCCGGAGCGGCTCGCCTGGCGGGGCGCCGGGGCCAACCGGCGTCCCCCTTCCCTTCTTATCGGTGCCTCCGGACCGGCCCTTCACGGCCCGGGGCCGATCCCTCATCCCTCCACGCGGAACCGGGAGACGCTCTCCCGGAGCCCTACGGCCACGTCCCGGAGCTGGTTCACCGTCTCCCCCGTCTGGACCAGCGACGCCGCCATCTGCTGCACGCTCTCGTTGAGCTGCATGATGGCGTCGCTGATCTGCTGCGCCCCCTGAGACTGCGACACCATCCCCTCGTTCACCTCCTCGATGTGCGGCGTCAAGGCCTGCACCCGCTGGATCACCTCCGACAAGGTCGCCCCGATCCGGCGGATCTCCTTCACGCTTCCCCGAACGTCCTCCGCGAACTTGTCCATCCCCATCACCCCGGACGAAACCGCCGACTGCACCTCCTGCACCATCTGCTCGATGTCGTAGGTCGCCACCGCCGTCTGGTCCGCCAGCCGCCGAATCTCCGTGGCCACCACCGCGAACCCCGCCCCGTACTCCCCAGCCTTCTCCGCCTCGATGGCCGCGTTGAGCGACAGGAGATTCGTCTGGTCCGCCACCTTGTTGATGGTCTTCACCACGCCGGCGATGTTGCCCGCCTTCTCGCTCAACACCCCCAGCTTCGAGACGATGGACCCCGTGGCCGACTCCATCCGGCTGATGGTCTCGTCGATCCGCGAGAGCCCCTCGTGCCCCTCGCCTGCCGCCTCCGCCGTCTCCGACGCCAGCTCCGCCACCCCCTTCATGGTCTCCAGGAGCCGCGCCGACGTCGCCGCGATCTCCGTGGACGAGGCCGCGATCTCCGAGCACGTCGCCGCCAGCTCCGACGCCGACGACTCCTGCTCCCGGCTCGTCGCCGACAGCTCCGTCACCGAGCTGTTCACGCTGATGCCCGACTTCTGGATCTCCCCCACCAGCTCGTGGAGGGCCTCGGCCATCTCGTTGAACCCCTGCGCCAGGGGCCGGAACTCGTCCCTCTGCCCGTAGTCGACCCGGCCCGCCAGGTCCCCCCGCCGCAACCGGTCCATGGCCCCGCGCAGCAGCCCGAAGGAACGATCCAGCCGGCGGACCAGGAAGACGACCGAGAGCACGGCGGTCAGGATGCCGGCCCCGAGAAGGGCCACCGTCAGGACGA belongs to Dissulfurirhabdus thermomarina and includes:
- a CDS encoding CheR family methyltransferase is translated as MNTERIEVLLNRAIGLHVDSIGHQALVRAVRRRMDVVGLDDPREYTRILYRSPGELDALVEEVVVPETWFFRDGAPFRALAEYAVRKWRPAHPAGRLRCLSVPCSSGEEPYSMVMALLDAGLPDEAVHVDAVDVSSRALEKARRGEYTAHSFRGRDLGFRARYFRPDGRRYVIDGRVRACVRFHRANLLDPDFYQQFGVYDVVFCRNLLIYLDEAAQEQAMATLRRLVSDQGLLFVGHAETARFPEAGFRPAPYPRAFAFQIGTAPRPPAARPKRPPLRRPVAPPAGRNRAAAPAAPPRPAREPRPAPDAPGLDHAYRLADEGRGDEALAAVRACVEREGPSAAACYLEGVLLDAAGRPEEAEAALRRALYLEPGHYDALVFLALLAERAGDVRAAEGYRRRAARVAQASGDAAGPDRAAGRGGRR
- a CDS encoding chemotaxis protein CheW, which produces MLHILFHQDGDAYALPVDRVVEVVPMVHLRRLPGAPREVAGLANYRGRVIPVLDLCAVLAGRPCRPLASTRILVVRLPDPGGGERLAGLLAEGVTGTLQADEARFVEPGVHLDGAPYLGKVAAGESMVQVIEVDGLLPDELRRILFREAAEAAAE
- a CDS encoding methyl-accepting chemotaxis protein, giving the protein MKLFDRMRDLPVHVRLTGFSAFMILLLVVGGIAGVLGVRTVDRVLTGIHEAEIRDLEALRRSELFFLVRAPRLPREVREGRLAPPAAAGEIDRGLSGVKALAAAGEAGGLDRAAEVLRDLGAALRAGDQRRIQRLEAAYLELLPEVQAGFEARFSRREAAAKDRHRESEALYRRIRAGFALLALLGVAAGVVAAGILIADIKRPLALLVNAMRGLREGDFSTTLPYERNDEFRELVDGYNATLEYLAELLTEIQKSGISVNSSVTELSATSREQESSASELAATCSEIAASSTEIAATSARLLETMKGVAELASETAEAAGEGHEGLSRIDETISRMESATGSIVSKLGVLSEKAGNIAGVVKTINKVADQTNLLSLNAAIEAEKAGEYGAGFAVVATEIRRLADQTAVATYDIEQMVQEVQSAVSSGVMGMDKFAEDVRGSVKEIRRIGATLSEVIQRVQALTPHIEEVNEGMVSQSQGAQQISDAIMQLNESVQQMAASLVQTGETVNQLRDVAVGLRESVSRFRVEG
- a CDS encoding methyl-accepting chemotaxis protein, which encodes MKFLPRILGDRTFRFQLTALSTLLLCLLALAGAAGIDGMRRANIALAEIAEDHMAVLRDVNELLDVLMVDVSGTVQRVLAGEVAWKEGRRRLEAALADAEGYLEGLDGRMAALGGTSNRHLVQAMGAEVAQMEEGIRGLEAQLQGLLAAGDRAGLERFQRRRLPAISRELHERAGNILEAEFANIRLERRAAERRYGMALVLTVALLGAGILTAVLSVVFLVRRLDRSFGLLRGAMDRLRRGDLAGRVDYGQRDEFRPLAQGFNEMAEALHELVGEIQKSGISVNSSVTELSATSREQESSASELAATCSEIAASSTEIAATSARLLETMKGVAELASETAEAAGEGHEGLSRIDETISRMESATGSIVSKLGVLSEKAGNIAGVVKTINKVADQTNLLSLNAAIEAEKAGEYGAGFAVVATEIRRLADQTAVATYDIEQMVQEVQSAVSSGVMGMDKFAEDVRGSVKEIRRIGATLSEVIQRVQALTPHIEEVNEGMVSQSQGAQQISDAIMQLNESVQQMAASLVQTGETVNQLRDVAVGLRESVSRFRVEG